One segment of Macrotis lagotis isolate mMagLag1 chromosome 1, bilby.v1.9.chrom.fasta, whole genome shotgun sequence DNA contains the following:
- the LOC141510016 gene encoding T-cell-interacting, activating receptor on myeloid cells protein 1-like isoform X3 — MMSFLLLWLYVDQGIKAQMEFLSKPTIWAKPSPVVVPGTDVTLHCWMGQATSKEMTFTLLKSGVPVNEQQAEKEAKFSLPSVSIINAGSYSCGYSDKMDPKKKSVASDALDLVVTGSLPKPTFFVHPSPEVALGGSVILKCILPPSSSTEIIVFLLLKTGNPEPVQLTKESKRLVDFHLKIVRVQDAGLYRCIYYEKKALSRASEPSEFLNICVTGFLTKPSLTVRPSANVSLGGNVTFHCQTSACGTRFTLHKEGEERPVGTVDSSQNEAEFLISAVSKNHTGSYRCHHHTGGSNSTPSMFSEALEVLVTGERDSSSLETGSNISIPVILEHPKRKPHKAPETSSPNPVLVMFLFVSSWLIIYNTWNSPSGMG, encoded by the exons ATGATGTCCTTTCTCTTACTCT GGCTGTATGTGGACCAGGGAATCAAGGCACAAATGG AATTCCTTAGTAAACCTACAATCTGGGCTAAACCAAGCCCTGTAGTTGTGCCAGGGACTGATGTGACTCTCCATTGCTGGATGGGACAAGCAACATCCAAAGAGATGACATTCACCCTGttgaagtcaggagtgcctgttAATGAGCAACAGGCAGAAAAAGAGGCTAAGTTTTCCCTGCCTTCTGTGAGTATCATAAATGCTGGAAGCTACAGTTGTGGTTATTCTGACAAGATGGACCCAAAGAAGAAGTCAGTGGCCAGTGATGCCCTGGATTTGGTGGTGACAG GTTCTCTCCCCAAGCCCACTTTCTTTGTCCACCCTAGCCCTGAGGTGGCCCTAGGGGGAAGTGTGATACTGAAGTGCATCCTGCCACCAAGCTCTTCCACTGAAATTATAGTGTTTCTTTTACTAAAGACGGGGAATCCAGAACCTGTCCAACTAACCAAAGAGTCAAAGAGATTGGTGGACTTTCACCTTAAGATTGTGAGAGTCCAGGATGCAGGGCTCTATAGATGCATTTACTATGAGAAGAAGGCCCTGTCCAGGGCTTCAGAACCTAGTGAGTTCCTGAATATCTGTGTGACAG GCTTCCTGACCAAACCCTCCCTGACCGTTCGACCCAGCGCCAATGTTTCTCTCGGAGGGAACGTGACGTTCCATTGTCAGACATCTGCCTGTGGCACCAGATTCACTCTGCacaaggagggagaggagagaccTGTTGGGACAGTCGATTCGAGCCAGAATGAGGCTGAATTTCTCATCAGTGCTGTGAGCAAAAATCACACTGGGAGCTACAGGTGTCACCATCACACTGGAGGGAGCAATTCCACCCCATCCATGTTCAGTGAGGCCTTGGAGGTCTTAGTGACTG GTGAAAGGGATTCATCTTCTCTGGAAACAG GTAGCAATATCTCCATTCCTGTCATTCTAGAGCATCCAAAGAGAAAACCACAT AAAGCTCCAGAGACATCCTCCCCAAATCCAGTTCTAGTTATGTTCCTCTTTGTTTCATCATGGCTTATTATTTATAATACCTGGAATAGCCCTTCAGGCATGGGTTAG
- the LOC141510016 gene encoding T-cell-interacting, activating receptor on myeloid cells protein 1-like isoform X4, with protein sequence MMSFLLLWLYVDQGIKAQMEFLSKPTIWAKPSPVVVPGTDVTLHCWMGQATSKEMTFTLLKSGVPVNEQQAEKEAKFSLPSVSIINAGSYSCGYSDKMDPKKKSVASDALDLVVTGSLPKPTFFVHPSPEVALGGSVILKCILPPSSSTEIIVFLLLKTGNPEPVQLTKESKRLVDFHLKIVRVQDAGLYRCIYYEKKALSRASEPSEFLNICVTGFLTKPSLTVRPSANVSLGGNVTFHCQTSACGTRFTLHKEGEERPVGTVDSSQNEAEFLISAVSKNHTGSYRCHHHTGGSNSTPSMFSEALEVLVTGERDSSSLETVSIFRNIHCIILSCAIILLFFLVSLGNCLIHFGSNISIPVILEHPKRKPHVK encoded by the exons ATGATGTCCTTTCTCTTACTCT GGCTGTATGTGGACCAGGGAATCAAGGCACAAATGG AATTCCTTAGTAAACCTACAATCTGGGCTAAACCAAGCCCTGTAGTTGTGCCAGGGACTGATGTGACTCTCCATTGCTGGATGGGACAAGCAACATCCAAAGAGATGACATTCACCCTGttgaagtcaggagtgcctgttAATGAGCAACAGGCAGAAAAAGAGGCTAAGTTTTCCCTGCCTTCTGTGAGTATCATAAATGCTGGAAGCTACAGTTGTGGTTATTCTGACAAGATGGACCCAAAGAAGAAGTCAGTGGCCAGTGATGCCCTGGATTTGGTGGTGACAG GTTCTCTCCCCAAGCCCACTTTCTTTGTCCACCCTAGCCCTGAGGTGGCCCTAGGGGGAAGTGTGATACTGAAGTGCATCCTGCCACCAAGCTCTTCCACTGAAATTATAGTGTTTCTTTTACTAAAGACGGGGAATCCAGAACCTGTCCAACTAACCAAAGAGTCAAAGAGATTGGTGGACTTTCACCTTAAGATTGTGAGAGTCCAGGATGCAGGGCTCTATAGATGCATTTACTATGAGAAGAAGGCCCTGTCCAGGGCTTCAGAACCTAGTGAGTTCCTGAATATCTGTGTGACAG GCTTCCTGACCAAACCCTCCCTGACCGTTCGACCCAGCGCCAATGTTTCTCTCGGAGGGAACGTGACGTTCCATTGTCAGACATCTGCCTGTGGCACCAGATTCACTCTGCacaaggagggagaggagagaccTGTTGGGACAGTCGATTCGAGCCAGAATGAGGCTGAATTTCTCATCAGTGCTGTGAGCAAAAATCACACTGGGAGCTACAGGTGTCACCATCACACTGGAGGGAGCAATTCCACCCCATCCATGTTCAGTGAGGCCTTGGAGGTCTTAGTGACTG GTGAAAGGGATTCATCTTCTCTGGAAACAG TCTCCATTTTTAGAAATATACACTGCATTATCCTCAGTTGTGCCAttatccttctcttctttttggtgTCACTAGGAAACTGTCTCATTCATTTTG GTAGCAATATCTCCATTCCTGTCATTCTAGAGCATCCAAAGAGAAAACCACAT GTAAAGTGA
- the LOC141510016 gene encoding T-cell-interacting, activating receptor on myeloid cells protein 1-like isoform X5 produces the protein MMSFLLLWLYVDQGIKAQMEFLSKPTIWAKPSPVVVPGTDVTLHCWMGQATSKEMTFTLLKSGVPVNEQQAEKEAKFSLPSVSIINAGSYSCGYSDKMDPKKKSVASDALDLVVTGSLPKPTFFVHPSPEVALGGSVILKCILPPSSSTEIIVFLLLKTGNPEPVQLTKESKRLVDFHLKIVRVQDAGLYRCIYYEKKALSRASEPSEFLNICVTGFLTKPSLTVRPSANVSLGGNVTFHCQTSACGTRFTLHKEGEERPVGTVDSSQNEAEFLISAVSKNHTGSYRCHHHTGGSNSTPSMFSEALEVLVTGETDSSFLDKGIRSRTENRLRESPHSSCFWILV, from the exons ATGATGTCCTTTCTCTTACTCT GGCTGTATGTGGACCAGGGAATCAAGGCACAAATGG AATTCCTTAGTAAACCTACAATCTGGGCTAAACCAAGCCCTGTAGTTGTGCCAGGGACTGATGTGACTCTCCATTGCTGGATGGGACAAGCAACATCCAAAGAGATGACATTCACCCTGttgaagtcaggagtgcctgttAATGAGCAACAGGCAGAAAAAGAGGCTAAGTTTTCCCTGCCTTCTGTGAGTATCATAAATGCTGGAAGCTACAGTTGTGGTTATTCTGACAAGATGGACCCAAAGAAGAAGTCAGTGGCCAGTGATGCCCTGGATTTGGTGGTGACAG GTTCTCTCCCCAAGCCCACTTTCTTTGTCCACCCTAGCCCTGAGGTGGCCCTAGGGGGAAGTGTGATACTGAAGTGCATCCTGCCACCAAGCTCTTCCACTGAAATTATAGTGTTTCTTTTACTAAAGACGGGGAATCCAGAACCTGTCCAACTAACCAAAGAGTCAAAGAGATTGGTGGACTTTCACCTTAAGATTGTGAGAGTCCAGGATGCAGGGCTCTATAGATGCATTTACTATGAGAAGAAGGCCCTGTCCAGGGCTTCAGAACCTAGTGAGTTCCTGAATATCTGTGTGACAG GCTTCCTGACCAAACCCTCCCTGACCGTTCGACCCAGCGCCAATGTTTCTCTCGGAGGGAACGTGACGTTCCATTGTCAGACATCTGCCTGTGGCACCAGATTCACTCTGCacaaggagggagaggagagaccTGTTGGGACAGTCGATTCGAGCCAGAATGAGGCTGAATTTCTCATCAGTGCTGTGAGCAAAAATCACACTGGGAGCTACAGGTGTCACCATCACACTGGAGGGAGCAATTCCACCCCATCCATGTTCAGTGAGGCCTTGGAGGTCTTAGTGACTG GTGAGACGGATTCATCTTTTCTGGATAAAGGCATAAGATCAAGGACAGAGAATAGATTGAGGGAAAGCCCTCATTCCTCATGTTTTTGGATCCTGGTATAG
- the LOC141510016 gene encoding T-cell-interacting, activating receptor on myeloid cells protein 1-like isoform X1: MMSFLLLWLYVDQGIKAQMEFLSKPTIWAKPSPVVVPGTDVTLHCWMGQATSKEMTFTLLKSGVPVNEQQAEKEAKFSLPSVSIINAGSYSCGYSDKMDPKKKSVASDALDLVVTGSLPKPTFFVHPSPEVALGGSVILKCILPPSSSTEIIVFLLLKTGNPEPVQLTKESKRLVDFHLKIVRVQDAGLYRCIYYEKKALSRASEPSEFLNICVTGFLTKPSLTVRPSANVSLGGNVTFHCQTSACGTRFTLHKEGEERPVGTVDSSQNEAEFLISAVSKNHTGSYRCHHHTGGSNSTPSMFSEALEVLVTGERDSSSLETVSIFRNIHCIILSCAIILLFFLVSLGNCLIHFGSNISIPVILEHPKRKPHKAPETSSPNPVLVMFLFVSSWLIIYNTWNSPSGMG, encoded by the exons ATGATGTCCTTTCTCTTACTCT GGCTGTATGTGGACCAGGGAATCAAGGCACAAATGG AATTCCTTAGTAAACCTACAATCTGGGCTAAACCAAGCCCTGTAGTTGTGCCAGGGACTGATGTGACTCTCCATTGCTGGATGGGACAAGCAACATCCAAAGAGATGACATTCACCCTGttgaagtcaggagtgcctgttAATGAGCAACAGGCAGAAAAAGAGGCTAAGTTTTCCCTGCCTTCTGTGAGTATCATAAATGCTGGAAGCTACAGTTGTGGTTATTCTGACAAGATGGACCCAAAGAAGAAGTCAGTGGCCAGTGATGCCCTGGATTTGGTGGTGACAG GTTCTCTCCCCAAGCCCACTTTCTTTGTCCACCCTAGCCCTGAGGTGGCCCTAGGGGGAAGTGTGATACTGAAGTGCATCCTGCCACCAAGCTCTTCCACTGAAATTATAGTGTTTCTTTTACTAAAGACGGGGAATCCAGAACCTGTCCAACTAACCAAAGAGTCAAAGAGATTGGTGGACTTTCACCTTAAGATTGTGAGAGTCCAGGATGCAGGGCTCTATAGATGCATTTACTATGAGAAGAAGGCCCTGTCCAGGGCTTCAGAACCTAGTGAGTTCCTGAATATCTGTGTGACAG GCTTCCTGACCAAACCCTCCCTGACCGTTCGACCCAGCGCCAATGTTTCTCTCGGAGGGAACGTGACGTTCCATTGTCAGACATCTGCCTGTGGCACCAGATTCACTCTGCacaaggagggagaggagagaccTGTTGGGACAGTCGATTCGAGCCAGAATGAGGCTGAATTTCTCATCAGTGCTGTGAGCAAAAATCACACTGGGAGCTACAGGTGTCACCATCACACTGGAGGGAGCAATTCCACCCCATCCATGTTCAGTGAGGCCTTGGAGGTCTTAGTGACTG GTGAAAGGGATTCATCTTCTCTGGAAACAG TCTCCATTTTTAGAAATATACACTGCATTATCCTCAGTTGTGCCAttatccttctcttctttttggtgTCACTAGGAAACTGTCTCATTCATTTTG GTAGCAATATCTCCATTCCTGTCATTCTAGAGCATCCAAAGAGAAAACCACAT AAAGCTCCAGAGACATCCTCCCCAAATCCAGTTCTAGTTATGTTCCTCTTTGTTTCATCATGGCTTATTATTTATAATACCTGGAATAGCCCTTCAGGCATGGGTTAG
- the LOC141510016 gene encoding T-cell-interacting, activating receptor on myeloid cells protein 1-like isoform X2, translated as MMSFLLLWLYVDQGIKAQMEFLSKPTIWAKPSPVVVPGTDVTLHCWMGQATSKEMTFTLLKSGVPVNEQQAEKEAKFSLPSVSIINAGSYSCGYSDKMDPKKKSVASDALDLVVTGSLPKPTFFVHPSPEVALGGSVILKCILPPSSSTEIIVFLLLKTGNPEPVQLTKESKRLVDFHLKIVRVQDAGLYRCIYYEKKALSRASEPSEFLNICVTGFLTKPSLTVRPSANVSLGGNVTFHCQTSACGTRFTLHKEGEERPVGTVDSSQNEAEFLISAVSKNHTGSYRCHHHTGGSNSTPSMFSEALEVLVTGERDSSSLETVSIFRNIHCIILSCAIILLFFLVSLGNCLIHFGSNISIPVILEHPKRKPHNPIHPFYQPHFSFMFPGQNRSFQREFTISSSL; from the exons ATGATGTCCTTTCTCTTACTCT GGCTGTATGTGGACCAGGGAATCAAGGCACAAATGG AATTCCTTAGTAAACCTACAATCTGGGCTAAACCAAGCCCTGTAGTTGTGCCAGGGACTGATGTGACTCTCCATTGCTGGATGGGACAAGCAACATCCAAAGAGATGACATTCACCCTGttgaagtcaggagtgcctgttAATGAGCAACAGGCAGAAAAAGAGGCTAAGTTTTCCCTGCCTTCTGTGAGTATCATAAATGCTGGAAGCTACAGTTGTGGTTATTCTGACAAGATGGACCCAAAGAAGAAGTCAGTGGCCAGTGATGCCCTGGATTTGGTGGTGACAG GTTCTCTCCCCAAGCCCACTTTCTTTGTCCACCCTAGCCCTGAGGTGGCCCTAGGGGGAAGTGTGATACTGAAGTGCATCCTGCCACCAAGCTCTTCCACTGAAATTATAGTGTTTCTTTTACTAAAGACGGGGAATCCAGAACCTGTCCAACTAACCAAAGAGTCAAAGAGATTGGTGGACTTTCACCTTAAGATTGTGAGAGTCCAGGATGCAGGGCTCTATAGATGCATTTACTATGAGAAGAAGGCCCTGTCCAGGGCTTCAGAACCTAGTGAGTTCCTGAATATCTGTGTGACAG GCTTCCTGACCAAACCCTCCCTGACCGTTCGACCCAGCGCCAATGTTTCTCTCGGAGGGAACGTGACGTTCCATTGTCAGACATCTGCCTGTGGCACCAGATTCACTCTGCacaaggagggagaggagagaccTGTTGGGACAGTCGATTCGAGCCAGAATGAGGCTGAATTTCTCATCAGTGCTGTGAGCAAAAATCACACTGGGAGCTACAGGTGTCACCATCACACTGGAGGGAGCAATTCCACCCCATCCATGTTCAGTGAGGCCTTGGAGGTCTTAGTGACTG GTGAAAGGGATTCATCTTCTCTGGAAACAG TCTCCATTTTTAGAAATATACACTGCATTATCCTCAGTTGTGCCAttatccttctcttctttttggtgTCACTAGGAAACTGTCTCATTCATTTTG GTAGCAATATCTCCATTCCTGTCATTCTAGAGCATCCAAAGAGAAAACCACAT AATCCAATACATCCCTTCTATCAACCCCACTTCTCCTTTATGTTTCCTGGCCAGAACAGATCTTTTCAGAGGGAATTCacaatttcctcttcactttga